A genomic window from Halogeometricum borinquense DSM 11551 includes:
- a CDS encoding ATP-NAD kinase family protein, which produces MRIGVVVNPIAGMGGRVGLKGTDGKVEEARARGADPRAPNRARRMFEALRDANEAVTVFVWGGEMGESEATDIGLSPEVLGAPKSAETTAEDTRRAVEAFVDAAVDLVLFVGGDGTAADVAEALAAAGADETVPMLGAPAGVKVYSSVFAVSPEDAATVATTFDRTERREVMDIDEDDYREGEVHPELRAVATVPVADDMQSSKQLGGGTVDALAAGVADDIRDASEKTFVLGPGSTVGAVKAELGFEGSPIGVDVWRDGEVVVRDATESEILDALGSEGENVIVVSPIGGQGFVFGRGNPQLSPDVIRQCDVEIIASRAKLDGVGELHVDTDDPELDEELTGWTRVRVGRFERRMMQVV; this is translated from the coding sequence ATGCGAATCGGTGTCGTCGTGAACCCCATCGCGGGAATGGGCGGTCGGGTCGGACTGAAGGGGACCGACGGGAAAGTCGAGGAGGCACGTGCCCGCGGTGCGGACCCTCGCGCCCCGAACCGTGCGCGTCGGATGTTTGAGGCGTTGCGTGACGCGAACGAGGCGGTGACTGTCTTCGTCTGGGGTGGCGAGATGGGCGAGTCGGAGGCAACAGATATCGGTCTCTCCCCGGAGGTTCTCGGGGCACCGAAGTCAGCGGAGACGACAGCCGAAGACACGCGCCGCGCCGTTGAGGCGTTCGTCGATGCGGCTGTTGATCTCGTCTTGTTCGTCGGCGGCGACGGCACCGCCGCGGACGTTGCAGAGGCACTGGCCGCCGCCGGGGCCGACGAGACGGTGCCGATGCTCGGCGCGCCGGCGGGTGTGAAAGTCTACTCGTCGGTGTTTGCAGTCTCTCCCGAGGACGCGGCGACGGTGGCGACGACGTTCGACCGGACCGAACGGCGGGAAGTGATGGATATCGACGAGGACGACTACCGCGAGGGTGAGGTCCACCCCGAACTCCGCGCTGTCGCCACCGTCCCCGTCGCCGACGACATGCAGTCGTCGAAGCAACTCGGCGGCGGCACAGTTGATGCTCTGGCCGCGGGCGTCGCAGACGATATCCGCGACGCTTCCGAGAAGACGTTCGTCCTCGGACCGGGCAGTACCGTCGGCGCGGTGAAGGCCGAACTCGGGTTCGAGGGGTCGCCCATCGGCGTGGACGTATGGCGCGATGGCGAGGTGGTGGTCCGGGACGCGACGGAGTCAGAGATTCTAGACGCCTTGGGTTCAGAGGGTGAGAACGTCATCGTCGTCTCACCGATTGGCGGGCAGGGATTCGTGTTCGGGCGCGGGAACCCCCAACTGTCGCCCGACGTGATCCGACAGTGTGACGTGGAGATCATCGCTTCGCGGGCGAAACTCGACGGGGTCGGCGAACTACACGTCGATACCGACGACCCGGAACTGGACGAGGAACTCACGGGGTGGACACGAGTCCGCGTCGGCCGGTTCGAGCGGCGGATGATGCAAGTCGTCTGA
- a CDS encoding competence/damage-inducible protein A, with the protein MRIAVVTVGDELLAGDTVNTNASWLAERLTARGVRVERVTTVPDRVAEIARVVNEYRAEYDAVIVTGGLGPTHDDLTMAGVAAAVGRELVEHEAALEWLTEHGGYAAAELSEGTTDLPARARMLPNEVGVAPGAVVEDIYVLPGVPEEMKAMFERIESEFNGETTYTETVRTVEPESELVGRLHDVQEMFDVTVGSYPGDDVRLKLTANDESELRDAAGWLEERVEIADEAK; encoded by the coding sequence ATGCGAATTGCAGTCGTGACCGTCGGGGACGAACTCCTCGCCGGTGACACGGTGAACACGAACGCGTCGTGGTTGGCAGAGCGGTTGACTGCACGGGGCGTCCGCGTCGAACGCGTGACGACAGTCCCGGACCGGGTCGCCGAAATCGCCCGCGTCGTCAACGAGTATCGTGCCGAGTACGACGCCGTCATCGTCACGGGCGGACTCGGACCGACGCACGACGACCTGACGATGGCTGGCGTCGCCGCCGCCGTCGGCCGCGAACTGGTCGAACACGAGGCGGCCTTAGAGTGGCTGACCGAACACGGCGGGTACGCCGCAGCGGAGTTATCCGAGGGGACAACGGACCTTCCGGCGCGTGCGCGGATGCTCCCGAACGAGGTGGGGGTCGCACCCGGTGCCGTCGTCGAAGATATCTACGTGCTCCCCGGCGTCCCCGAGGAGATGAAGGCGATGTTCGAACGCATCGAATCCGAGTTTAACGGCGAGACGACGTACACGGAGACGGTTCGGACAGTCGAACCCGAGAGCGAACTCGTCGGGCGTTTGCACGACGTTCAAGAGATGTTCGACGTAACGGTCGGGAGTTATCCCGGCGACGACGTTCGGCTGAAACTGACCGCGAACGACGAGTCTGAACTGCGAGATGCGGCCGGATGGCTGGAAGAGCGAGTTGAAATCGCCGACGAAGCGAAGTAG
- a CDS encoding DUF2797 domain-containing protein: protein MQFVGYDTAGPGLFLASDGDVEHVTLDPGTELTYTLGERHCAGVMTDDEHCACENDAAPYCRDHRSTWVCAKCTGTCLKDVMDCHDSHAIYLAAFAPDVFKVGVTKEWRLETRLREQGADRGAHIRTVANGRIAREIEAGLADEIPDRIRVPTKRDGLHRKVDEAAWESLLSEFDVLDRFDFDYGLELDARPVDEVIATGTVRGVQGRLLVLDHAGSTYAVDLRDLVGHEVTAEATTRDVQSSLGAWG, encoded by the coding sequence GTGCAGTTCGTCGGGTATGATACGGCCGGACCGGGACTCTTTCTCGCCAGCGACGGCGATGTTGAACACGTCACACTCGACCCCGGAACGGAACTGACGTACACGCTCGGCGAACGCCACTGCGCGGGTGTCATGACCGACGACGAACACTGCGCGTGCGAAAACGACGCCGCGCCCTACTGCCGGGACCACCGGTCTACGTGGGTGTGCGCGAAGTGTACCGGTACCTGTCTGAAGGACGTGATGGACTGTCACGACTCGCACGCGATCTATCTCGCCGCGTTCGCGCCGGACGTGTTCAAAGTGGGCGTAACGAAGGAGTGGCGTCTTGAGACGCGCTTGCGCGAACAGGGCGCAGACCGCGGCGCACACATTCGAACGGTTGCCAACGGCCGCATCGCCCGCGAGATCGAGGCCGGACTGGCAGACGAGATTCCCGACCGGATTCGCGTTCCGACGAAACGCGATGGACTCCACCGCAAGGTGGACGAGGCGGCGTGGGAGTCACTGCTCTCGGAGTTCGACGTTCTCGACCGCTTTGACTTCGACTACGGACTGGAACTCGATGCCCGGCCGGTCGATGAAGTCATCGCCACCGGCACCGTCCGCGGTGTCCAAGGCCGCCTGCTCGTTCTCGACCACGCGGGCAGTACCTACGCCGTGGACCTGCGTGATCTCGTAGGCCACGAGGTGACCGCCGAAGCGACGACTCGTGACGTGCAGTCGAGTCTCGGTGCGTGGGGCTAA
- a CDS encoding glycerophosphodiester phosphodiesterase, with protein sequence MSWKEYKLDRRSFVAGALTGTSTVAGVSSLTSVVPPETNTASSRESERMNDDGTTDPAIIAHRGFAGVYPENTVGAVGRATWGDDAEMVEIDIVPTADGKVVVFHDSELSGRDGGERGPTDLDGYVWDHSWEELQETEVLQSGETIPRLEQVFDAIPDDAGVNIEFKNPGTTNVRFAEKLSAAELESQMEVWRPMAETALEIAADAENDVLVSSFHEAALAVVRDIDPDVPIGCLFWDSIETGLAITREYDCEAIHPPYNMIQGTPFFEDEYYLSGPFADVDLVEVAHEEGRTVNTWTIGTWYQAERLAEAGVDGLIADYPNLLWSAENTVDNDNDSDDTNDSDNDK encoded by the coding sequence GTGTCATGGAAGGAATACAAACTCGACCGTCGGTCGTTCGTGGCGGGTGCGCTCACGGGAACCAGTACAGTTGCGGGAGTGTCGTCACTCACCTCCGTGGTTCCCCCCGAGACGAACACCGCGTCCTCACGGGAGAGTGAACGCATGAACGACGACGGAACGACTGACCCGGCGATAATCGCTCACCGCGGGTTCGCCGGTGTGTACCCCGAGAACACTGTCGGTGCGGTCGGTCGAGCAACGTGGGGTGACGACGCTGAGATGGTCGAGATAGATATTGTCCCGACGGCCGACGGGAAGGTAGTCGTCTTCCACGACTCGGAACTCAGCGGCCGGGATGGTGGCGAACGCGGCCCCACCGACCTTGATGGCTACGTTTGGGACCACTCGTGGGAGGAACTGCAAGAGACCGAAGTGCTACAGAGCGGTGAGACGATTCCGCGTCTCGAACAGGTGTTCGACGCCATCCCGGACGACGCGGGCGTCAACATCGAGTTCAAGAATCCGGGAACGACGAACGTCAGGTTCGCAGAGAAACTCTCTGCGGCGGAACTCGAATCGCAGATGGAAGTGTGGCGGCCGATGGCTGAAACAGCGCTCGAAATCGCCGCCGATGCAGAGAACGACGTTCTCGTCTCGTCGTTTCACGAGGCGGCGCTGGCCGTCGTCCGCGATATCGACCCCGACGTACCTATCGGGTGTCTGTTCTGGGACTCTATCGAGACGGGACTTGCGATAACACGCGAATACGACTGCGAGGCGATTCACCCGCCGTACAACATGATTCAGGGAACGCCGTTCTTCGAGGACGAGTACTACCTCTCGGGACCGTTCGCTGACGTTGACCTCGTCGAAGTCGCACACGAGGAGGGTCGTACGGTGAATACGTGGACCATCGGAACGTGGTATCAGGCAGAACGGCTCGCCGAAGCGGGTGTAGACGGTCTCATCGCCGACTATCCGAATCTGTTGTGGTCCGCTGAGAACACAGTAGACAACGACAACGACAGCGACGACACCAACGACAGCGACAACGACAAATAA
- a CDS encoding NAD-dependent epimerase/dehydratase family protein: protein MRLSEKRVVVTGGAGLVGSHLAQYLRDENDVVVADDLSKGTRERVPDGVEFVKADLTDASDVAEVITEDVDVVFHFAAYTDTNYADPRKLFEENTEMTYNVLERMEEVGVSNIAFTSSSTVYGEAPRPTPEDYAPLEPISVYGASKLADEGLLSTYAHSKDVTVWLFRFANIVGPKQRGNVIPDFIEKLLEDPETLTILGNGRQEKSYLHVEDCVRAISHVVENAEQSMNTYNLGTRTTTSVTTIADIVSDVMDLDPEYEYTGGDRGWEGDVPRMRLSIEKLSALGWEPDASSDDAVRRATRELAAELRDEYGVEA, encoded by the coding sequence ATGCGACTTTCCGAAAAACGAGTCGTCGTCACCGGCGGGGCGGGACTCGTCGGTTCCCACCTCGCACAGTACCTCCGCGATGAGAACGATGTCGTCGTCGCCGACGACCTGTCGAAAGGGACGCGCGAACGCGTTCCCGACGGCGTCGAGTTCGTGAAGGCCGATCTGACTGACGCCAGCGACGTGGCCGAGGTCATCACCGAAGACGTGGACGTGGTTTTCCACTTCGCCGCTTACACGGACACGAACTACGCCGACCCCCGCAAACTGTTCGAGGAGAATACCGAGATGACGTACAACGTCCTCGAACGCATGGAGGAAGTCGGCGTCTCGAACATCGCTTTCACCTCCTCTTCGACCGTGTACGGCGAGGCACCGCGTCCGACGCCGGAAGACTACGCACCCCTCGAACCCATCAGTGTCTACGGCGCGTCGAAACTTGCAGACGAGGGACTGCTCTCCACGTACGCCCACTCGAAAGACGTCACTGTCTGGCTGTTCCGCTTTGCCAACATCGTCGGTCCGAAACAGCGCGGCAACGTCATCCCCGACTTCATCGAGAAACTGCTCGAAGATCCTGAAACGCTCACCATCCTCGGCAACGGCCGACAGGAGAAATCCTACCTCCACGTCGAAGACTGCGTGCGCGCCATCTCGCACGTTGTCGAGAACGCCGAGCAGTCGATGAACACGTACAACCTCGGGACGCGGACGACGACCTCCGTCACGACAATCGCAGACATCGTCTCGGACGTGATGGATCTGGACCCCGAGTACGAGTACACCGGCGGCGACCGCGGCTGGGAGGGTGACGTGCCGCGGATGCGCCTGTCTATCGAGAAACTCTCCGCACTCGGCTGGGAACCCGACGCCTCCAGCGACGACGCCGTGCGCCGCGCGACGCGCGAACTCGCGGCGGAACTGCGCGACGAGTACGGCGTCGAAGCCTGA
- a CDS encoding DUF2110 family protein, with protein MVVLATKCYVEGDARERALDSLDSLIRNDIGELDVSWDIGVRDDDFISVTVSGDDATAARNLLGDEWGEVTPHLTEGETYVGTLDEWDEDGFILDVGFHNYVRIPADEIGLGTGSPTQIRDRFGIVQHTPLSFVYDEDGSRLSDETRDKLYDWTREEGSGRVNVNSATRGEVRATVNRAGHAKDIVTVERLGLLEQSIVCPEGTDPPGLLASIGSYLPAELKCVLT; from the coding sequence ATGGTCGTCCTCGCTACCAAGTGCTACGTCGAAGGCGACGCGCGGGAACGCGCATTAGATAGCCTCGACTCCCTGATCCGCAACGATATCGGCGAGTTGGACGTGTCGTGGGACATCGGCGTCCGCGATGACGACTTCATCTCCGTTACCGTGTCGGGCGACGACGCAACCGCCGCTCGGAACCTCCTCGGAGACGAGTGGGGCGAAGTGACGCCGCACCTGACCGAGGGTGAGACGTACGTCGGGACGCTCGACGAATGGGACGAGGACGGATTCATCCTCGACGTGGGCTTTCACAACTACGTCCGGATTCCCGCCGACGAAATCGGTCTCGGTACCGGGTCACCGACGCAGATTCGTGACCGTTTCGGCATCGTCCAGCACACCCCATTGTCGTTCGTCTACGACGAGGATGGGTCGCGCCTGTCCGACGAGACGCGCGACAAACTGTACGACTGGACACGCGAGGAAGGAAGCGGTCGGGTCAACGTCAACAGCGCGACCCGCGGTGAAGTTCGCGCGACGGTCAACCGCGCCGGACACGCCAAAGACATCGTCACCGTCGAACGCCTCGGCCTCCTCGAACAGAGCATCGTCTGTCCGGAGGGGACCGACCCGCCCGGACTCCTCGCCAGCATCGGTTCGTACCTCCCGGCTGAACTCAAGTGCGTCTTGACCTGA
- a CDS encoding phosphate signaling complex PhoU family protein, with the protein METRKVQRLGPSTLAMTLPAEWAKEHNVNKGDEVSLRMGGKGTLTVLPESASQEDALATIRADALNADALERAIVAQYVLGRRVIHIEKSEGALDSEHINAVYKAETQLMGLGVIEETPERIAIRCSVDPEDFSLDNLLERLENTGSTMRGEAIKALAHGNPDLAQRALNRERQANKIFVLLLRLIFTAYQNPNLCRAVGLESGFPLIGYRSVAKNLELTADNAEDIANIVMDADGHTLDIDSTTMRRIREFTDQVDKITATAVQSVVERDYDLTVECRELFRDIRDKERDILDDLDEMDNQKLLQIREVLVSLQQTAQYAMRNAEIAANLALNEESDHVTIG; encoded by the coding sequence ATGGAGACGCGTAAGGTACAGCGATTGGGTCCCTCCACGCTGGCGATGACGCTCCCGGCAGAGTGGGCCAAAGAACACAACGTGAACAAGGGCGACGAGGTGTCCCTCCGAATGGGCGGCAAAGGGACGCTGACGGTGCTTCCCGAGTCCGCAAGTCAAGAGGACGCGTTGGCGACGATTCGTGCTGACGCGCTCAACGCGGACGCACTCGAACGGGCAATCGTCGCCCAGTACGTACTCGGTCGGCGAGTCATCCACATCGAGAAGAGCGAAGGGGCACTGGATTCCGAACACATCAACGCCGTCTACAAAGCGGAGACGCAACTGATGGGACTCGGCGTCATCGAGGAGACGCCGGAACGGATCGCCATCCGTTGCTCTGTGGACCCCGAGGATTTCAGTCTCGACAACCTTCTGGAACGCTTAGAGAACACGGGGAGTACGATGCGCGGCGAGGCCATCAAGGCACTCGCACACGGAAATCCCGACCTCGCACAGCGCGCACTCAACCGTGAACGGCAGGCGAATAAGATATTCGTCCTCCTCCTTCGCCTCATCTTCACGGCGTACCAGAACCCGAACCTCTGCCGAGCCGTGGGGCTCGAATCCGGATTCCCCCTCATCGGCTACCGGTCGGTGGCCAAGAACCTCGAACTCACAGCCGACAACGCAGAAGATATCGCCAATATCGTGATGGACGCCGACGGCCATACGCTCGATATCGACTCTACGACGATGCGGCGCATCCGCGAGTTCACCGATCAGGTGGACAAAATCACGGCGACCGCAGTCCAGTCAGTGGTCGAACGGGACTACGACCTGACCGTCGAGTGCCGCGAACTGTTCCGCGACATTCGGGACAAAGAGCGCGACATCCTCGATGACTTAGACGAGATGGATAACCAGAAGCTCCTGCAGATACGCGAAGTGCTGGTCAGCCTCCAACAGACCGCACAGTATGCGATGCGGAACGCAGAGATTGCGGCGAACCTCGCTCTCAACGAGGAGTCCGATCACGTCACTATCGGTTAA
- a CDS encoding LEA type 2 family protein codes for MSGQIRSVLIGSTLRTAVTAVAVLAVLVGVLVATGVVGAPAVTGVENRFGAVTNETTTIETTISVSNPSPFGISLGGVAVNYSVWMNDVRIADGEKSGVAIDSGNATVNTTTQMQNERIIPWWRSHVRNGEHTVVQIDPTVRSETLGRTFGAPNVTREVNTDMLSQFNSSATRPVNANSPVVSDPVLYINETNATWGEVNESVTPLHLKFVVYNPKPYPITVTRLGYDISMNDVAMGDGASESGYVIPPKSTKTIETTTYIRNENLDEWWGSHLERNQVTDLRIDFHARLDLAGETIRIPLDALTYTETIETDLFGTKPATMANETGEGGTETSTDNDDSSTATETATETATPTETAAEGDDDGGLLDDGTATETATSTETATATSTGTATTTETETTTETETATETATETDDGLFSFRPSADSAVRTLR; via the coding sequence ATGTCCGGGCAAATTAGATCGGTGCTCATCGGGAGCACACTCCGAACCGCCGTTACGGCCGTTGCGGTACTCGCCGTTCTTGTCGGCGTGTTGGTCGCCACAGGTGTTGTCGGCGCACCCGCGGTTACGGGTGTCGAGAACCGTTTCGGAGCGGTAACGAACGAGACGACGACTATCGAGACAACCATCTCGGTTTCGAATCCGTCACCGTTTGGAATCTCTCTCGGCGGCGTGGCAGTGAACTACAGCGTCTGGATGAACGACGTTCGAATCGCCGACGGTGAGAAGTCGGGCGTCGCTATCGACTCCGGGAATGCGACGGTGAACACGACCACGCAGATGCAAAACGAGCGTATCATTCCGTGGTGGCGGTCCCACGTTCGGAACGGAGAACACACGGTCGTCCAAATCGATCCCACAGTTCGTTCCGAGACGCTCGGGCGAACGTTCGGCGCGCCAAACGTCACGCGGGAGGTGAATACTGATATGCTCTCGCAGTTCAACTCCTCTGCGACCCGGCCAGTGAACGCCAACTCGCCCGTCGTTTCCGATCCAGTCCTCTACATCAACGAGACGAACGCGACGTGGGGCGAGGTGAACGAGTCGGTGACGCCGCTGCATCTCAAATTCGTCGTGTACAACCCCAAACCGTACCCGATCACGGTCACACGCCTCGGATACGATATCTCGATGAACGACGTGGCCATGGGCGACGGAGCCAGCGAGTCGGGATACGTGATTCCGCCGAAGTCGACGAAGACCATCGAGACGACGACGTACATCCGAAACGAGAACCTTGATGAGTGGTGGGGCAGCCACCTCGAACGGAATCAGGTGACTGATCTTCGGATCGACTTCCACGCCCGACTGGACCTCGCGGGAGAGACGATCCGCATCCCGCTTGATGCGTTGACGTACACCGAAACCATCGAGACGGACCTCTTCGGCACCAAGCCTGCAACGATGGCGAACGAGACGGGTGAGGGAGGCACAGAAACGTCAACCGATAACGACGACTCTTCGACCGCGACCGAGACGGCAACGGAGACGGCGACACCGACGGAGACAGCGGCCGAAGGCGATGACGATGGTGGACTCCTCGATGACGGCACCGCGACGGAGACGGCTACATCGACCGAGACGGCAACAGCAACATCGACGGGAACCGCGACCACAACGGAAACCGAGACCACGACAGAAACTGAGACGGCGACGGAAACTGCCACCGAGACGGACGACGGCCTGTTCTCGTTCCGACCGTCTGCCGACTCCGCGGTCCGGACGTTACGGTAA
- a CDS encoding transcription factor — protein sequence MAFEGLLNDPVIQKYLHELVGPTGMPVAAAPPDGEVTDEELAEELGLELNDVRRALFILYENDLASYRRVRDEDSGWLTYLWTFHYENIPENLEEEMYRLLDALEERLEYERTHEFYLSEPAGIRFEFSEAMELGFQCPETGAPLEPMENDDMVDAMERRIEELRDELNVEATN from the coding sequence ATGGCTTTTGAAGGGCTGCTGAACGACCCTGTCATCCAGAAGTACCTCCACGAACTGGTTGGACCGACGGGGATGCCGGTTGCGGCCGCGCCGCCGGACGGCGAGGTCACCGACGAAGAGTTGGCCGAGGAGTTGGGCCTCGAACTGAACGACGTTCGCCGGGCGCTCTTCATCCTCTATGAGAACGACCTCGCATCGTACCGTCGTGTCCGCGACGAAGATTCGGGGTGGCTTACCTACCTCTGGACGTTCCACTACGAGAACATCCCGGAGAACCTCGAAGAGGAGATGTACCGTCTCCTCGACGCGCTCGAAGAACGGTTGGAGTACGAACGGACCCACGAGTTCTATCTTTCGGAACCCGCGGGCATCCGCTTTGAGTTCTCCGAGGCGATGGAACTCGGCTTCCAATGCCCCGAGACTGGTGCACCCCTCGAACCGATGGAGAACGACGATATGGTTGACGCCATGGAACGGCGCATCGAGGAGTTGCGCGACGAACTCAACGTCGAGGCGACGAACTGA
- a CDS encoding tRNA (cytidine(56)-2'-O)-methyltransferase translates to MHEEPEVAVLRYGHRPGRDDRMTTHVGLTARALGADRVILPDNAGQSKETVEDITGRFGGPFGVELTDALNAVIRNWEGVVVHLTMYGERVQDVEEDVREVHEETPILIVVGGEKVPFEVYEHADYNVGVTNQPHSEVAGLAVFLDRLFDGRELDREWENADRKVIPKATGKKVVEPGADGEASDADATEDA, encoded by the coding sequence ATGCACGAGGAACCCGAAGTCGCCGTCCTCCGGTACGGACACAGACCGGGGCGGGACGACCGGATGACGACGCACGTCGGCCTGACGGCCCGCGCACTCGGTGCCGACCGCGTCATCTTGCCCGACAACGCCGGCCAGTCGAAAGAGACTGTCGAGGACATCACCGGCCGGTTCGGCGGCCCGTTCGGTGTCGAACTAACGGACGCCCTCAACGCCGTCATCCGCAACTGGGAGGGCGTCGTCGTCCACCTGACGATGTACGGCGAACGCGTCCAAGATGTTGAGGAGGACGTACGGGAAGTCCACGAGGAGACGCCCATCCTCATCGTCGTCGGCGGCGAGAAGGTTCCGTTCGAGGTGTACGAACACGCGGACTACAACGTCGGCGTGACGAACCAACCGCACTCGGAAGTCGCCGGCCTTGCGGTGTTCTTAGACCGCCTGTTCGACGGCCGGGAACTCGACCGCGAGTGGGAAAATGCCGACCGGAAAGTGATTCCGAAAGCGACGGGAAAGAAGGTGGTCGAACCCGGTGCTGACGGCGAAGCGAGTGACGCCGACGCGACCGAGGACGCCTGA
- a CDS encoding DUF7525 family protein, translating into MQTESVQSDKGIGFAVLFSIITVIGAAGMIVGDQLTAAVGFAVAIIAASLAVVAAQTFW; encoded by the coding sequence ATGCAGACAGAGAGCGTCCAATCGGACAAGGGAATCGGCTTTGCAGTCCTCTTCTCCATTATCACCGTCATCGGTGCGGCGGGAATGATCGTTGGAGACCAGCTCACGGCCGCTGTAGGCTTCGCTGTCGCCATCATTGCCGCATCGCTCGCCGTTGTTGCGGCACAGACATTCTGGTAA
- a CDS encoding DUF7528 family protein: protein MSRADAAELQDAIGAAITEKQEFFRTAGEHRMDGSYVVSRRGADSAGNTKVFDSFDALRRLFDRLPDEFTADDVSRTGITGSRRHMVVRHFGEHPAFDCDIAQRNPLTVVKTDAADAGAGEAADVTAD, encoded by the coding sequence ATGTCCAGAGCGGACGCCGCCGAGTTGCAAGACGCCATCGGCGCTGCTATCACAGAGAAACAGGAGTTCTTCCGCACAGCGGGTGAACACCGCATGGACGGCAGCTACGTCGTCTCACGGCGCGGTGCCGACTCAGCGGGCAATACGAAGGTGTTCGATAGCTTCGACGCGCTGCGCCGGTTGTTCGACCGCTTACCCGACGAGTTCACCGCCGACGACGTGAGTCGAACGGGAATCACCGGGTCGCGGCGACACATGGTTGTGCGCCATTTCGGTGAGCATCCGGCGTTCGACTGCGACATCGCACAGCGGAATCCGCTGACGGTCGTCAAGACCGACGCCGCGGACGCCGGTGCAGGGGAGGCCGCCGACGTGACGGCCGACTGA
- a CDS encoding DUF5803 family protein — translation MNRRLLLALAALALLVLTSGCLGFGTGDVSKERVNAEPPDGGYTWDANTTVRIEIQANTQYTAVYELNQTEIELYRRDGLGGRNPLSVEAVQYRYPNGTQLDGSEIRERGGEIRQTRDVTIIALPSDAPENGGGKLAFTGSGSAKRFSLPTYVDGSYEILLPPDRSIDVPIIGQARPPGYDYSRVNGQILLRWSEMSADTVSVQFYLERDLYIFGGVFVLFGLIGLGGLLYYRRQIEELKDQREEMGLDVDTDDEFDEGPPPGMR, via the coding sequence ATGAACCGACGATTGCTCCTCGCACTCGCGGCGCTTGCCCTCCTTGTTCTCACGTCCGGTTGTCTCGGCTTCGGCACGGGTGACGTTTCGAAAGAGCGCGTTAACGCCGAACCGCCGGACGGCGGATACACGTGGGACGCCAACACGACGGTCCGCATCGAGATACAGGCAAATACGCAGTACACCGCGGTGTACGAACTCAACCAGACGGAGATAGAGCTGTACCGCCGGGATGGGCTTGGCGGCCGGAATCCGCTCTCCGTCGAAGCGGTGCAGTACCGCTACCCGAACGGGACGCAACTCGACGGCAGCGAGATACGCGAGCGCGGCGGTGAAATCCGACAGACCCGCGATGTGACTATCATCGCCCTCCCCTCGGACGCGCCCGAGAACGGCGGCGGAAAGCTCGCCTTCACCGGAAGCGGGTCGGCGAAGAGGTTCTCGCTTCCGACGTACGTCGATGGCTCCTACGAGATTCTCCTGCCGCCGGACCGGAGCATCGATGTACCCATCATCGGACAGGCCCGCCCGCCCGGGTACGACTACTCGCGCGTCAACGGGCAAATTCTCCTCAGATGGTCCGAAATGAGCGCAGACACCGTCTCCGTGCAGTTCTACCTCGAGCGGGACCTGTACATCTTTGGCGGTGTCTTCGTCCTCTTCGGCCTCATCGGTCTGGGCGGACTTCTTTACTATCGCCGCCAGATCGAGGAGCTGAAAGACCAACGTGAGGAGATGGGCCTCGACGTTGACACCGACGACGAGTTCGACGAGGGACCGCCACCGGGAATGCGCTGA